From Vigna unguiculata cultivar IT97K-499-35 chromosome 5, ASM411807v1, whole genome shotgun sequence, the proteins below share one genomic window:
- the LOC114184055 gene encoding uncharacterized protein LOC114184055, with protein MASITPLNTMLPNVAPKLPACVAVSNTRVSFAAAPVLPCTSIQRNKSRSSRVVVSAVGDVSADSTVYLVAGAVAVALVGTAFPIFFSRKDTCPECDGAGFVRKADVRLRANAARKDQTQIVCARCNGLGKLNQIDK; from the exons ATGGCTTCCATCACTCCACTTAACACCATGCTTCCAAACGTTGCTCCCAAACTCCCCGCATGTGTCGCTGTTTCCAACACTAGGGTTTCGTTTGCGGCCGCACCTGTGTTACCGTGCACCTCGATTCAGAGGAACAAGAGTAGATCTTCCAGGGTTGTTGTTTCGGCTGTTGGCGACGTTTCTGCTGATAGCACCGTTTACCTCGTTGCTGGTGCCGTTGCAGTGGCACTCGTTGGAACCGCATTCCCCATCTTCTTCTCTCGCAAAGACAc ATGTCCTGAATGTGATGGAGCAGGGTTTGTTCGAAAGGCTGACGTGAGATTGAGAGCAAATGCAGCACGAAAGGATCAAACTCAAATCGTTTGTGCTCGTTGCAATGGATTGGGCAAACTTAATCAAATTGACAAATAG